In Mesorhizobium sp., one DNA window encodes the following:
- a CDS encoding glutathione S-transferase N-terminal domain-containing protein, giving the protein MGEPRSRPFNGEQFMPEYLALNPDAVVPTLVHDGRVLVESSLIIEYLDTLGNAERLMPDDREGEFQSRHWLLRCLDIHDAISTMTFGTTARDRMLATKTPAEIEEAVRRMPRLRSPAKSRNPRTGLPSQSGWSDRHS; this is encoded by the coding sequence CTGGGAGAGCCGCGAAGCAGACCTTTCAACGGGGAACAGTTTATGCCGGAGTATCTCGCGTTGAACCCCGACGCCGTAGTGCCGACGCTGGTTCACGACGGGAGGGTTCTCGTCGAATCCAGTCTGATCATCGAGTATCTCGACACGCTTGGTAACGCCGAGCGCCTTATGCCGGATGACCGCGAGGGAGAGTTCCAAAGCCGACACTGGTTGCTGCGGTGCCTCGACATCCATGATGCCATCAGCACGATGACCTTTGGCACCACGGCGCGTGACCGCATGCTGGCTACGAAGACACCGGCGGAAATCGAGGAAGCTGTCCGTCGCATGCCGCGCCTCCGCTCGCCAGCAAAGTCCAGGAATCCGCGCACTGGGCTTCCATCGCAGAGCGGTTGGTCTGACCGCCATTCTTGA
- a CDS encoding TRAP transporter large permease subunit produces MRALLERLDVLALALTERIAALGVLGILGIGIVTVADVLLRTLFNDPIDGLNEITSPLLAIGVAACLPAGAAGRVDITIDLAQNIVGRTAFAWLRVLGAATLLLFMTIVTVRLGLNAERMIELGRTSSILSFPIGALLMAVTGVFALTLPIQLLQVALFLSDAIALNRMAGIVTGAIAAAAIVGCIIFGEQVWAGVQQLFAMPSPQVALACFGLMWVLILLSVPIGGATGLAGLLGASLIIGAEPSLGMVGRLVEDMMYDDNLAVLPLFLLMGSFATVAGMSGDIYRLANTAVGHLRGGLAYATILGSAGFGALTGSSLATSATIGKVALPEMAQRNYDRSLAAGTVAAGGTLGQLVPPSTVIVVYALLTEESIGTLFIAALVPALLAVALYMAAIFLTVRFSNVAAPAGARQPLAEIGRSLLASWQVILLIGAVVGGLYSGLFTETEAASVGAVGAFCVSLARGRLRRDTIWQVMRETTTTVAILYVLIFGAVNFSFLVGISGVPDLFVAWMSSLSSEPIIIVLCIALLYLLLGTVMDTFAIMIITVPVFLPLIQQLGLDPIWWGILTVCLVETGMITPPFGLNLFILKSISRDLPLSEVYRGVWPFVVADIVKIGLLIAFPIIALWLPGTR; encoded by the coding sequence ATGAGAGCGCTTCTTGAACGTCTCGACGTCCTTGCACTGGCGCTTACCGAGCGAATCGCCGCTCTCGGCGTCCTGGGCATTCTCGGCATCGGTATCGTTACCGTTGCCGATGTGCTGTTGCGCACATTGTTCAACGATCCGATCGACGGGCTGAATGAAATCACGTCGCCGCTGCTGGCTATCGGCGTCGCCGCATGTCTTCCTGCAGGCGCCGCGGGGCGCGTGGACATCACGATCGACCTCGCCCAGAACATCGTTGGGCGTACGGCATTCGCTTGGCTTAGGGTACTCGGTGCGGCCACACTCCTCCTGTTCATGACTATCGTGACGGTCCGTCTTGGCCTGAATGCCGAGAGGATGATCGAGTTGGGTCGAACATCATCGATACTGAGCTTTCCGATCGGCGCTCTGCTGATGGCGGTTACCGGTGTCTTTGCTCTGACGCTGCCGATCCAGCTTCTTCAGGTCGCGCTTTTCCTATCGGACGCCATCGCGCTTAACCGCATGGCCGGCATCGTTACGGGTGCCATCGCGGCTGCAGCTATTGTCGGGTGCATCATCTTCGGCGAACAGGTCTGGGCCGGCGTTCAGCAACTCTTCGCGATGCCTTCGCCGCAGGTCGCGCTGGCGTGCTTCGGCCTGATGTGGGTTCTCATACTCCTGTCCGTCCCGATCGGTGGAGCGACCGGCCTGGCCGGCCTGCTCGGCGCGTCCCTCATCATCGGGGCCGAGCCGAGCCTCGGAATGGTCGGGCGTCTGGTCGAAGATATGATGTACGACGACAACCTCGCCGTGCTCCCGCTCTTTCTGCTCATGGGCTCGTTTGCGACAGTGGCGGGTATGTCCGGCGACATCTACCGCCTTGCCAATACAGCTGTCGGGCATCTCCGTGGCGGTCTGGCCTACGCGACCATCTTAGGATCTGCCGGTTTCGGCGCACTTACGGGCTCTTCACTGGCCACGTCCGCTACCATTGGCAAGGTGGCCCTGCCGGAGATGGCGCAGCGGAACTACGACCGTTCGCTCGCTGCGGGCACCGTGGCAGCCGGCGGCACGTTGGGGCAACTCGTGCCGCCCTCGACGGTCATCGTGGTCTACGCCCTGCTGACCGAGGAATCCATCGGCACGCTCTTCATAGCGGCGCTGGTGCCGGCATTGCTGGCGGTGGCACTCTACATGGCGGCCATCTTCCTTACGGTACGATTTTCCAATGTCGCGGCACCTGCCGGTGCTCGGCAACCGCTTGCAGAAATTGGACGCAGCCTGCTTGCGAGCTGGCAGGTTATCCTGCTGATCGGGGCGGTCGTCGGCGGCCTCTACTCGGGCCTTTTTACCGAGACCGAGGCGGCTTCGGTCGGTGCAGTTGGCGCCTTCTGCGTGTCTCTCGCGCGGGGCAGGCTTCGCCGCGACACGATCTGGCAGGTGATGCGCGAAACCACGACGACGGTTGCGATCCTTTACGTGCTCATCTTCGGGGCCGTGAATTTCTCCTTCCTCGTCGGGATCTCGGGAGTGCCGGACCTCTTCGTGGCATGGATGTCGTCGCTGAGCTCAGAGCCTATCATCATCGTGCTTTGCATCGCGTTGCTCTACCTGCTGCTTGGAACGGTCATGGACACCTTTGCGATCATGATCATCACCGTTCCGGTGTTCCTGCCGCTCATCCAGCAGCTCGGGCTCGATCCGATCTGGTGGGGCATCCTGACTGTGTGCCTGGTGGAGACCGGCATGATCACACCGCCCTTCGGCCTCAACCTCTTCATCCTGAAGTCGATCTCCCGCGATCTGCCGCTCTCCGAGGTCTACCGCGGCGTGTGGCCCTTTGTTGTGGCGGACATCGTCAAGATCGGCCTTCTCATCGCCTTCCCCATCATCGCTCTGTGGCTGCCCGGCACACGCTGA
- the fahA gene encoding fumarylacetoacetase, producing the protein MQVKLDRTHDANARSWVHTANDPDIDFPIQNLPFGRLRDKESGRPRVVVAIGDRALDVLSVARACAFGGLAAEAAEACANGDLNPLIALSPLHARSLRAAIFDALSEMTPDANRAPSSALSPIADADMLLPMKIGDYTDFFCSMHHAVNASRIFNRPVPLQPNYHFLPVGYHGRASSVVVSGTPVLRPKGQLPPARPGEAPVYAACRMLDYEVELGIVVRGGNALGETVPIDQAADMIFGVCLQNDWSARDIQRWENLPLGPFLAKSFATTISPWIVTSEALLPFLAERAARDESMPPPPPHLVPRQGGDQTWPIEIACAIETVEMRSEGKAAETITLSRFTDMHWSASQMVAHHASNGCNLRAGDLLGSGTISGPEADSLGCLLELTEDGQKPINVGGRPHRYLDDGTRVIMTGRCRAPSARSIGLGVCEGHILPPR; encoded by the coding sequence ATGCAAGTCAAGCTTGACCGTACACATGACGCGAATGCCCGCAGTTGGGTGCATACCGCAAACGACCCAGATATTGATTTCCCGATCCAGAATCTTCCTTTTGGCAGATTACGGGACAAGGAGAGCGGGCGGCCCAGGGTGGTTGTCGCGATCGGCGACCGGGCGCTTGACGTGCTTTCGGTCGCCCGGGCATGTGCCTTTGGTGGACTTGCGGCGGAAGCCGCCGAGGCATGCGCCAACGGCGATCTGAATCCGCTGATCGCGCTGTCGCCCCTTCATGCCCGCAGCCTTCGAGCCGCGATCTTCGACGCGCTGTCGGAGATGACGCCGGATGCGAACAGGGCACCATCCAGCGCCCTTTCCCCGATTGCGGATGCGGACATGCTCCTGCCGATGAAAATCGGCGACTACACCGATTTCTTCTGTTCGATGCATCACGCCGTGAACGCATCGCGCATCTTCAACCGGCCTGTTCCGCTGCAGCCGAACTATCACTTCCTGCCCGTCGGCTATCACGGTCGTGCATCATCTGTTGTGGTGTCGGGGACACCTGTCCTTCGCCCCAAGGGACAGCTTCCCCCGGCAAGGCCTGGCGAAGCCCCGGTCTATGCGGCTTGCCGGATGCTGGACTATGAGGTTGAACTGGGCATAGTCGTGAGGGGCGGGAACGCCTTGGGCGAGACGGTGCCGATCGATCAGGCCGCCGACATGATCTTCGGCGTCTGTCTACAGAATGACTGGTCGGCACGGGACATCCAGAGGTGGGAGAATCTGCCGTTGGGCCCGTTTCTCGCCAAGAGTTTCGCGACCACGATCTCACCGTGGATCGTCACTTCCGAAGCCCTGCTGCCCTTCCTCGCCGAAAGGGCCGCGCGTGACGAAAGCATGCCGCCACCGCCGCCTCACCTTGTGCCACGGCAGGGCGGGGACCAGACTTGGCCCATCGAGATCGCCTGCGCCATCGAGACTGTCGAGATGCGCTCAGAGGGGAAAGCGGCTGAGACGATCACCCTCTCGCGCTTCACCGACATGCACTGGAGCGCTTCCCAGATGGTGGCTCACCATGCCAGCAACGGCTGCAACCTGCGAGCCGGTGATTTGCTGGGCAGCGGGACGATCTCGGGACCGGAGGCGGATAGTCTCGGCTGCTTGCTGGAACTGACCGAAGACGGCCAAAAACCAATCAATGTCGGCGGCAGGCCGCACCGTTATCTCGATGACGGAACAAGAGTCATCATGACCGGTCGCTGCAGAGCGCCTTCGGCCCGGTCCATCGGTTTGGGCGTCTGCGAAGGACATATCCTTCCGCCGCGATAG